One window of Populus nigra chromosome 5, ddPopNigr1.1, whole genome shotgun sequence genomic DNA carries:
- the LOC133695238 gene encoding tubby-like F-box protein 8 isoform X1, which translates to MSFRSIVRDMRDGFGSLSRRSFEVRLPGHFRGKSHGSACELLDQPVVIQDSPWAGLPPELLRDVIKRLEASESTWPARKHVVACASVCRAWREMCKEIVRSPEFSGKITFPVSLKQPGPRDGTVQCFIKRDKSNLTYHLFLCLSPALLVENGKFLLSAKRSRRTTCTEYVISMDADNISKSSSTYIGKLRSNFLGTKFIIYDTQPPYNNAQLSPPGRSRRFYSKKVSPKVPTGSYNIAHVTYELNVLGTRGPRRMHCTMHSIPVSSLEPGGSVPGQPELLPCSLEDSFRSISFSKSIDNSTEFSSSRFSNIVGPREEDEEGKERPLVLRNKSPRWHEQLQCWCLNFRGRVSVASVKNFQLVAATQPAAGAPTPSQPTQSDHDKVILQFGKVGKDMFTMDYRYPLSAFQAFAICLSSFDTKLACE; encoded by the exons ATGTCATTCCGTAGTATAGTTCGTGACATGAGGGATGGATTTGGGAGCTTGTCGAGGCGGAGTTTTGAGGTCAGGCTGCCAGGTCATTTCAGAGGGAAATCTCATGGCTCAGCATGTGAGTTGCTTGACCAGCCTGTGGTCATTCAGGATAGTCCTTGGGCTGGTCTTCCGCCAGAATTACTGCGAGATGTGATCAAGAGATTGGAGGCAAGTGAGAGCACATGGCCTGCTCGCAAGCATGTTGTTGCTTGTGCTTCTGTATGCAGAGCTTGGAGGGAAATGTGTAAAGAAATTGTAAGAAGTCCTGAGTTCTCTGGGAAGATCACCTTCCCTGTTTCCCTGAAGCAG CCAGGGCCCAGGGATGGAACCGTCCAGTGTTTCATAAAGAGGGACAAATCAAACTTAACTTACCATCTTTTCCTTTGCCTTAGCCCTG CTTTGCTTGTTGAAAATGGAAAATTTCTTCTGTCTGCAAAACGTTCTCGGAGAACTACTTGCACAGAATATGTAATTTCCATGGATGCAGacaacatatcaaaatcaagcagCACATATATTGGAAAACTAAG GTCAAATTTTCTGGGAaccaaattcataatttatgaCACGCAGCCCCCCTATAATAATGCTCAGCTTTCCCCACCTGGCCGAAGCCGTAGGTTCTACTCAAAGAAAGTTTCTCCAAAGGTTCCTACAGGCAGCTATAACATTGCTCATGTTACATATGAGCTGAATGTGCTTGGCACCCGGGGTCCACGAAGGATGCACTGCACCATGCACTCAATCCCTGTATCATCCCTTGAGCCTGGTGGTTCTGTCCCAGGCCAGCCTGAGCTCCTACCTTGCTCCCTTGAAGACTCATTTCGGAGCATTTCCTTCTCGAAATCAATTGACAATTCAACTGAGTTTAGTAGTTCCCGGTTCTCCAACATTGTTGGGCCTCGAGAAGAAGATGAGGAGGGAAAGGAGAGACCACTGGTCCTCCGTAACAAGTCACCAAGATGGCACGAGCAGTTGCAGTGCTGGTGCCTTAATTTCCGTGGGAGAGTGTCGGTTGCCTCTGTCAAGAACTTTCAGCTTGTTGCTGCAACGCAGCCTGCTGCTGGTGCACCAACACCTTCGCAGCCTACTCAATCTGATCATGACAAGGTGATTCTTCAGTTCGGTAAGGTTGGCAAAGATATGTTCACCATGGATTACCGGTATCCTTTGTCTGCATTCCAGGCTTTTGCTATCTGCTTGAGCAGCTTTGACACTAAATTGGCATgtgaatag
- the LOC133695238 gene encoding tubby-like F-box protein 8 isoform X2 codes for MDADNISKSSSTYIGKLRSNFLGTKFIIYDTQPPYNNAQLSPPGRSRRFYSKKVSPKVPTGSYNIAHVTYELNVLGTRGPRRMHCTMHSIPVSSLEPGGSVPGQPELLPCSLEDSFRSISFSKSIDNSTEFSSSRFSNIVGPREEDEEGKERPLVLRNKSPRWHEQLQCWCLNFRGRVSVASVKNFQLVAATQPAAGAPTPSQPTQSDHDKVILQFGKVGKDMFTMDYRYPLSAFQAFAICLSSFDTKLACE; via the exons ATGGATGCAGacaacatatcaaaatcaagcagCACATATATTGGAAAACTAAG GTCAAATTTTCTGGGAaccaaattcataatttatgaCACGCAGCCCCCCTATAATAATGCTCAGCTTTCCCCACCTGGCCGAAGCCGTAGGTTCTACTCAAAGAAAGTTTCTCCAAAGGTTCCTACAGGCAGCTATAACATTGCTCATGTTACATATGAGCTGAATGTGCTTGGCACCCGGGGTCCACGAAGGATGCACTGCACCATGCACTCAATCCCTGTATCATCCCTTGAGCCTGGTGGTTCTGTCCCAGGCCAGCCTGAGCTCCTACCTTGCTCCCTTGAAGACTCATTTCGGAGCATTTCCTTCTCGAAATCAATTGACAATTCAACTGAGTTTAGTAGTTCCCGGTTCTCCAACATTGTTGGGCCTCGAGAAGAAGATGAGGAGGGAAAGGAGAGACCACTGGTCCTCCGTAACAAGTCACCAAGATGGCACGAGCAGTTGCAGTGCTGGTGCCTTAATTTCCGTGGGAGAGTGTCGGTTGCCTCTGTCAAGAACTTTCAGCTTGTTGCTGCAACGCAGCCTGCTGCTGGTGCACCAACACCTTCGCAGCCTACTCAATCTGATCATGACAAGGTGATTCTTCAGTTCGGTAAGGTTGGCAAAGATATGTTCACCATGGATTACCGGTATCCTTTGTCTGCATTCCAGGCTTTTGCTATCTGCTTGAGCAGCTTTGACACTAAATTGGCATgtgaatag